The following are from one region of the Coccinella septempunctata chromosome 7, icCocSept1.1, whole genome shotgun sequence genome:
- the LOC123317179 gene encoding uncharacterized protein LOC123317179 — MEKFVYEDLQNMCRLCFSKTSLLSIFDVRLESTESMAEVIEVTTGVKITPKEEISHMLCNKCTHLTIRMFKFRTTSILNDSYLREKAAIQKKVHKSVKGLFRTYPNLIVPSLVINRNVSPYVTLQNNFKNSLNKSKSALLEMNSSRNLTFEPLSIEARSVAADAGLEVNFMGNFRNQEYPPPSTTEKRNTNPSWGNKNHVGKRTKREYKDQKCSGENGDPLFTVKPKYKTLHICDLCNRVFYNIGELKRHISLHMRCSLCKTSFNSMKKTKEHQADCSLRKMMNNMPTVKIKRCDQIQEIREKYTSAFQKMCIIEISEDEEDSTHDSNYRTKPIANIMQSVQESCEKLQSVKEYNKSSKMFLENSCSTGVVDTSVRSSCSENINKDIKELDQTENPKSDNTDSQKLQKADECENNKNCFTNEQEPEETSKSSLLISTLKKNNRYKVSGATLLDKSKKIEYSVIPPESSNKSSEKMTTERQKKKDLENKTVNGQNKLNIGKRREVQTYRKKVFRSEQTVEFKGSKITRIKSSNFEKSTKMPTLEEMTEILPVDRENTQRFVNSSEIHEGERENVERKRKNIENSEGVKKKKLNNVTIILEPSDSNSELNSITKKNQSQASKKEPSRPRIKICDENALVVDFEEEENTCLKNLIIRLRKGENKVERTIQTDIPSNDDVVETKGITNLRNYLSSSNISVNTSHSKVAIKHTSEDLMIKVIKSNVNKTQNTVNDNMQNKVTKFNIGCEKIQNTLASAEFLQSNKKKEIDEPQKCSAGSGEHNQSIECNSEKKQNIALLNSSVCGKEKQIAVDPLKTPLSCSANSITVIPGNTTSQISRCAISNMPVRAVNIQPPLGTYYIVNKSNMPMLTPNQLPSNANKSLTSSAKMPPTNTSINESLSYSIYKPARKPAISSTGLPLIRQLGPNIVQAQTVNSHIEPTPRSHLPTTSSLSWIDCFRQSLASKQVSTVQQTPITSTKIRIVSNNCIKSASNITTTDDSNSCTVELNKNNIRFSAANEQNNQTVTTAPENPKYIRVRNLAELKE; from the exons ATAACTCCCAAAGAAGAAATATCTCACATGCTGTGTAACAAATGCACACACCTCACAATTAGAATGTTCAAATTCAGAACTACTTCCATACTCAACGACAGCTATTTGAGA GAAAAAGCAGCAATACAAAAAAAGGTTCACAAATCTGTGAAAGGACTGTTTAGGACATATCCGAACTTGATAGTTCCTTCGTTAGTCATTAACCGCAATGTTTCACCGTATGTTACCTTACAGAATAATTTCAAAAACAGTCTGAACAAATCCAAGAGTGCATTGTTAGAGATGAATTCATCTAGGAATCTAACATTTGAGCCTTTGTCTATAGAGGCAAGATCTGTCGCAGCAGATGCCGGTCTTGAAGTGAATTTCATGGGAAACTTCCGAAATCAAGAATATCCACCGCCTTCGACTACTGAAAAGAGAAACACGAATCCTTCTTGGGGAAACAAAAATCATGTTGGAAAAAGAACAAAACGGGAATATAAGGATCAGAAATGTAGTGGAGAAAACGGAGATCCATTATTTACCGTGAAACCTAAATATAAAACTCTACACATATGCGATTTGTGTAATCGTGTCTTTTATAATATTGGAGAACTTAAAAGGCACATAAGTTTACATATGCGATGTAGTTTGTGCAAGACATCATTCAACTCCATGAAAAAAACCAAAGAACATCAAGCAGACTGTTCACTAAGGAAAATGATGAATAATATGCCAACGGTGAAAATCAAGCGTTGTGACCAAATTCAAGAAATCCGCGAAAAATATACTAGTGCTTTCCAGAAGATGTGCATCATAGAAATTTCCGAAGACGAAGAAGATTCCACTCATGACTCGAATTATCGAACAAAACCTATCGCTAATATAATGCAATCCGTTCAGGAATCCTGCGAGAAGCTCCAAAGCGTGAAGGAATATAACAAATCCTCGAAAATGTTTCTTGAAAATTCATGTTCTACTGGTGTTGTCGACACGTCAGTAAGAAGTTCTTGCTCGGAAAACATCAATAAAGATATAAAAGAACTAGATCAAACCGAGAATCCCAAATCTGATAATACCGACTCCCAAAAACTTCAAAAAGctgatgaatgcgaaaataataaaaattgtttcACCAATGAGCAAGAACCTGAAGAAACATCAAAGTCCAGCCTTCTTATTTCGactctaaaaaaaaataatcgttATAAAGTCTCAGGGGCAACATTATTGgataaatcgaaaaaaattgagtatTCCGTTATTCCTCCAGAAAGTTCCAATAAATCTTCAGAGAAAATGACTACAGAAAggcagaaaaaaaaagatcttGAGAATAAGACTGTGAACGGCCAAAACAAACTGAATATTGGAAAACGCAGGGAAGTACAAACCTACCGTAAAAAGGTTTTTCGTTCTGAACAGACTGTAGAGTTTAAAGGTTCCAAGATTACGAGGATAAAATCCTCGAATTTCGAGAAATCGACAAAAATGCCAACATTAGAAGAAATGACGGAAATTTTACCAGTTGATAGAGAAAATACACAAAGGTTCGTGAATTCGAGTGAAATTCATGAGGGTGAGAGGGAAAACGTTGAGcgcaaaagaaaaaatattgaaaattcagaaggtgtgaaaaaaaagaaattgaataatgttACTATCATTCTAGAACCTTCGGATTCTAATTCAGAACTGAATAGTATAACGAAAAAAAACCAGAGCCAAGCTTCCAAAAAGGAACCTTCCAGACCAAGGATAAAAATTTGTGATGAAAATGCTCTTGTAGTGGATTTCGAGGAAGAAGAGAATACCTGTCTGAAGAATCTGATAATACGATTGAGAAAAGGTGAAAATAAGGTCGAGAGAACGATACAAACAGATATACCTTCCAATGATGATGTTGTGGAGACAAAAGGAATCACGAATTTAAGAAATTATTTGAGTTCCTCTAATATTTCAGTAAATACTTCTCATAGCAAAGTAGCTATCAAACACACTTCCGAAGACTTAATGATAAAGGTGATCAAATCAAATGTCAATAAAACGCAGAATACTGTGAATGATAATATGCAAAACAAGGTAACGAAATTTAATATCGGTTGTGAGAAAATTCAGAACACTCTAGCTTCAGCAGAATTCTTACAAAGTAATAAGAAGAAAGAAATCGATGAACCCCAAAAATGTTCAGCTGGAAGTGGTGAACATAATCAATCAATAGAATGTAATAGTGAAAAGAAGCAGAACATTGCTCTACTGAATTCAAGCGTATGTGGCAAAGAGAAGCAGATCGCTGTGGATCCTTTAAAGACTCCCCTTTCTTGTAGTGCAAATTCGATCACTGTCATACCCGGCAATACGACTTCACAAATTTCACGATGCGCAATCAGCAATATGCCAGTACGTGCGGTCAATATACAGCCGCCGTTGGGAACTTATTATATAGTTAATAAGTCGAACATGCCGATGTTAACACCGAATCAATTACCGTCGAATGCTAACAAGTCGCTCACTTCTTCTGCAAAAATGCCACCTACGAATACTTCTATAAATGAATCATTGTCCTATTCAATTTATAAACCAGCTAGAAAGCCTGCAATTTCCTCAACAGGACTACCACTTATCAGACAACTTGGACCCAATATTGTTCAGGCACAAACTGTGAATTCGCATATCGAACCCACACCAAGATCACATTTGCCAACTACATCTTCACTATCATGGATAGATTGTTTCCGACAATCGTTGGCCTCTAAACAAGTGTCTACTGTGCAACAAACACCAATAACATCAACAAAAATACGTATTGTTTCTAATAATTGTATCAAAAGTGCTTCTAACATAACAACCACTGACGACAGTAATAGCTGTACTGTAGAActcaacaaaaataatattagATTTTCGGCCGCCAATGAACAGAACAATCAGACTGTGACTACAGCACCTGAAAATCCTAAATATATTCGGGTGAGGAATTTGGCGGAACTCAAAGAGTGA